ACCGACTTGTCCGCCAAGCCGCACACCGGATTCGAGCGTAGTGCTACCCGATAGCCCTACCTGGGCCGCTAGCAGCGCGCCCTCGCCGATGTCGCAGCCATGCCCCACCTGCACGAGGTTATCGATCTTGGCGCCGCGCCGGATGATCGTCTTCCCTACCGTCGCCCGATCAACCGTGGTATTCACGCCGATCTCCACCTCGTCTTCGAGCACCACCACGCCGGTCTGCGGAATTTTATAGATCGAGCCGTTAGGCAAGGGCACGTAGCCAAACCCGTCTCCGCCCACGACCGCCCCACTCTGCAACACCACACGGTCTCCAATCTGCGTCCCTTCGCGCACGACTACCCCGGCATGGGCGCTAAAATTGTGACCGATGCAGACCCGAGGATAGATGACGACATGCGCGCCAATCTGCGCGTCGTCGCCGATCTCCACCGCCTCCCCAATCACCGCATAAGGACCGACTGAGGCCCGCGCGCCGATCCGCGCAGACGCAGCAATGACCACGGTGGGATGGATACCTGCTGGAGGGGTGTACGGCGGATGGAAAATGGTCAACGCCTGAGCGAAAGCAAAGTACGGATTCGCATTGCGCAAAGATGGTAAAACGATCTCCGGCGCATCGGGAGCGAGAATGACGGCAGCGGCCTTGGTGACAGGCAACTTGGCGAAATACCTAGCATTGGCCACAAAGGTGAGTTCTCCGGCACCGGCCTCGTCGATAGCGTTCACGCCGCAGATCTCGACCTCACCGTTTCCTCGCAATTCGCAACGTAGCCGCTCGGCCAGCTCCGCGAGTTTCATGCCGTTCTCCCTTCACCGTGCGTCTTTGGCTTCTTGGCAGCGCTCTATGTAGCAGAGTCCGAGGAAGGCGACTATGTAGGGAAACGGGCAAGGCCGGCGTGACAAGTGCCGCGTTTGCGGCTTGCGGCCTCTCTCAGGCCGTGGTAGGAAACCTGCATGGCGACACGAGCGAACACAACGTGCCACAATGTCTCGGGGCAAGATCCGTATCGGTCTTCCCAGGAACGACACTCGCACGTACGCCATCATCATCTCAGCGCCTAAGTCACGACGCCGCTCACCAGCGTTGGCGCATTCCATCTTCAGAAGCGAGTACAGGACATATGACAGATATTCTCAAACTTGGCATTCCCAAAGGCAGTCTCGAATCCTCCACTATCGACTTGTTCAAAAAAGCCGGCTGGAAAATCACCACCAGCTCGCGGAGTTATTTCCCTACCATTGACGATCCTTCCATCCGTTGCATGCTCGTACGGGCACAGGAAATGGCGCGCTATGTCGAGTCCGGTGCACTCGACGCCGGCATTACCGGCAAAGATTGGATCATGGAAAATGACTCGGATGTCGAGGTCATCGCCGACCTCGTCTATTCCAAAGCGAGCTTTCAGCCGACGAAGTGGGTCCTCGCCGTGCCCCATGACTCTCCCATCAAACGTCCCGAGGACCTCCACGGCAAGCGTGTTGCCACCGAGCTAGTCGGCTACACCAAGCGCTACTTCGCCGAACAGAACATTAAGGTCGAAGTCGAATTTTCCTGGGGAGCGACCGAAGCCAAAGCCGCCGAAGGACTGGTCGATGCGATTGTCGAGGTGACCGAGTCCGGCTCGACCATCCGCGCCCACGGCCTCAAAATCGTATGGGAGCTGTTCACCTCGAATCCGCAGATCATCGCCAATCGCGCGGCGTGGAAGGACCCGGTTCGGCGCGAAAAGATTGAACAGATTTCCCTCTTACTCAAAGGTGCACTCTCCGCCGAAGCCAAGGTCGGCATCAAGATGAACGTCCCCAAAGAGCGGCTCGAAACCATCGTCAGCATGGTCCCCAGCCTCACCGCGCCTACGGTGTCTCCGCTCTACAAAACCGAATGGTTCGCGGTCGAGAGCATTATCAGTGAGGACATCGTGCGGGAACTGATCCCCAAACTCATCAAGCACGGAGCGGTCGGCATTATCGAGTATCCACTGAACAAGATTGTGGGCTAGGCTCGCCCTTCTTCAACTGAAGGCCATAGCTCAGTTCGTAAGGCATCTTTGTAGGAGTAGGCTCTCATGCCTGCCCAAGCCCCGGGCGATTACAAGGGGGCACCCCTACTCTTCCCCCTCGCTCCCCCAAGCGATCCCGTTGCGTAGGAGCTGCTCGAACGGCGCGGTCTCCCACACGCCGCGAAACACTTGCGGCGTCGAGCCAGAAGCGGTCACGCTCGCATCGACAAAAGGCTGCACGTTATTCACTCGCGAGTGACAGTGACCAAGCGCGATATAGGCGACACTCCCCTTGCCCATTTCACGGACGTAGCCCAGCACTCGGGTCTTGCCATCCGATAATACCGAGGTGTCCGCGTCATACACGAAGCCAAACCCTGGCGGGGAAGGATCTTTCTCCAGTTCTGTGGTCAGTAAGATGCGACTATGCGTCGGGTCTTGCAATTCGATGAGATACAGCTCGTCCATCACCTCGAACGCAGTCGGGACCCCCTTAGTCAAGGGATGACCTTGGGCGACAACATTCACCTGAAATTTCCGAATCGGCGGGTGGTTAAGGAAAAAACTCCCTAAAGTGGCATGGTGAAAAGACTTCACCATCTTGCGCGCGTGCCGTTGCCTGTCCACCGACGCCGCCCGGCCGCCACTGGTCCCATGCAACGCAAGCCAGCGCCCGCCATCCTCAAGCCAGCGGCGGATGACCTGATCCTGCGCTTCATTGGGATGGGGGCCGGCAACATAAGTAATCAGCAGCTGGCTGCCAGGAAGCCACTTGGCGACATCGCTAAAATCGTT
Above is a window of Deltaproteobacteria bacterium DNA encoding:
- a CDS encoding ATP phosphoribosyltransferase produces the protein MTDILKLGIPKGSLESSTIDLFKKAGWKITTSSRSYFPTIDDPSIRCMLVRAQEMARYVESGALDAGITGKDWIMENDSDVEVIADLVYSKASFQPTKWVLAVPHDSPIKRPEDLHGKRVATELVGYTKRYFAEQNIKVEVEFSWGATEAKAAEGLVDAIVEVTESGSTIRAHGLKIVWELFTSNPQIIANRAAWKDPVRREKIEQISLLLKGALSAEAKVGIKMNVPKERLETIVSMVPSLTAPTVSPLYKTEWFAVESIISEDIVRELIPKLIKHGAVGIIEYPLNKIVG
- a CDS encoding ThuA domain-containing protein, yielding MSQTNSTRVHVITGGFPPGSAAGHDMDYARLRILSLLQEGAGVLATVGNDFSDVAKWLPGSQLLITYVAGPHPNEAQDQVIRRWLEDGGRWLALHGTSGGRAASVDRQRHARKMVKSFHHATLGSFFLNHPPIRKFQVNVVAQGHPLTKGVPTAFEVMDELYLIELQDPTHSRILLTTELEKDPSPPGFGFVYDADTSVLSDGKTRVLGYVREMGKGSVAYIALGHCHSRVNNVQPFVDASVTASGSTPQVFRGVWETAPFEQLLRNGIAWGSEGEE
- the lpxD gene encoding UDP-3-O-(3-hydroxymyristoyl)glucosamine N-acyltransferase, whose amino-acid sequence is MKLAELAERLRCELRGNGEVEICGVNAIDEAGAGELTFVANARYFAKLPVTKAAAVILAPDAPEIVLPSLRNANPYFAFAQALTIFHPPYTPPAGIHPTVVIAASARIGARASVGPYAVIGEAVEIGDDAQIGAHVVIYPRVCIGHNFSAHAGVVVREGTQIGDRVVLQSGAVVGGDGFGYVPLPNGSIYKIPQTGVVVLEDEVEIGVNTTVDRATVGKTIIRRGAKIDNLVQVGHGCDIGEGALLAAQVGLSGSTTLESGVRLGGQVGAAGHLTVGKNSQVAAQSGIPNDVPANSVIGGYPAVPIREWRRYSAALPKLPDMLRRLRRLERLLFPRSEEPGAGKE